TTTTTGCTATACAATATTTGAAGTATGGCAAATCTATAGATTTCAACAATACGAGATGTTGGGAGGGGTAAAAAATATTCCTCCATCTTATCTGTCAGCTTTTAGACCGGATATAAGTAATTTTAGTAATGGATCTACGGTTATCCGAAAATCAAGAACTACGATTTCTTCCTTCGTATATGATAATAAATACGGTATTTTTGTATACTCTCTTGATCTTTTGGAAGATAAGCCCTTAAACAAAATAGTTAAGATTGGAAAACCTGTAAATGAGGTTGGAAATAGTCCTAATATTTTTTATTCCGGAGTAAGTAACTCAGGAATAGGCAGTTTCGTAGTATTTAATTATGCATTATCTGAACCGAGCAAGGCAATAAATGGTTTGGATGTAATTATTGAAAAAGACAAAATTATTGATCGTTTAATAGAAAACGACTCAATAATTTGTTATCACTTCCCTAATTCAAGTGGATTTAAACTAAAATACGTAGGTGATTCCTACTCTGATGTAGTATTTAAAATGGAACCTAATCAAAATATAAATTTTAACGGAAAGGCAAATATTGGATTGATAATAAAAAAACAAAATAAAAAATTAGTAATTGCATCAGTTTCAAAAAAAAATAATGTTGTACCTGAATTATCTGAAAATGTATTATTAGATTTAGTTAACGGTGATAAATAACTAGAGATAATTATTTTTGATGTTATTTTTTATTTCTTTTACCGGATTTACAATGGGTTACCTAAGGATGTTGATCCGGAAACTAGTGCTAGTCTGGCATTAGGAGCGTGTATTGGGCTTTTTATAACCAAAATCGTAAATATAATATTATTTAATTTTTTAAGTTTTGATATTGGAGTTTGGCCAAAATTTGTTTTTTGTATTGTTATAAGTTTTTCTATCTATTGGCATTATGAGATCAAAGGAAATTGGATTGAAGTCATGAATAGAAAACCGTTATTTTTTAACAGTAAACCATTATCAATTATTATAACCATATTGTTTTTTCTTATTACTGTTTCAACTTTATTTTGGTGATTTATTAGTGGAAGAAGGATGAAAATAAATAGAAAATATATCTGGATACTGGGAATTGGAATATTCGTGTATCTGGTATTCCCTTTTATGAAAGATCTATTGTCCCCCGGAAGCAATGTATATTCGGAAAAATATCGTATTGATATGGAAAGGGACACTTTATTAAATCTTTTGAATAAATTTAACGCAAACAATGAATTTAATGATTCCTCTTATTTCTCAACAAAAAAAAATCCATATTATTATTATTATTATGGGCCGGTACTTGACCGTAAACACGATAAAGTATTTTACATTGGTATTCCCAATCCTGACATAGAACAAAAAGACAGTAAAATTAATCTTCTTTCGATGAAGACAGGTCTTAATGAAGTTACTTTGGTTAATGGCAAACCCAAAAACAAAGAAGAGAAGTTAAAGAGAGAAAATGCAATCAAAGATTTTGAAGATAATATTTTGGATAGTTTAAAAATTACATATACAAAAATAGACTTCTTAGCATCTTTAGGACTTAAATAAGTGACTGCTAATATTTGTATTTTGGTTAAACCTAAACAACCAGGATAGTTCGTCTTAACACCAATCCTATGCTGCCATAATTATGAAAAAATCTTCTCAAATTATAATACTGATTATTAGCTTCGGAATTTTTTGCTATACAATATTTGAAGTATGGCAGATCTGGAAATTTTCACAAAATGATAAGTATGGTGGCGTAAAAAATGTACCCGAAGCTTATCTCTCGATTCTCGCTTCAGATAAAAGTCATTATGATGGTGCATCTACAGTTATTTATTCGACCAGACCACCTCTTTCTTCTTTTAAATATGATAATAAATATAATATTTCTGTATTTTCTCTTGATCTGTTAGAGAATAAACCCCTAAACAAAATAATTAGAATAGGTAATCCAGTTAGTGATATTGATATCAGCTCAGGTGTTGGATACTCAAAATTTGATAATCTTGTTGCTTTCACGTTTGTAATATCTGAACCTGCAAAGGCTATAAAAGGTATGGATCTAATTATTGAAGAAAACAAAATTATTGATCGTTTAATAGAAAACGACTCTGTAATTTGTTATTATCTACCAAATTCTGGAGGAATAAAACTAAAATATGAGGATGATTCTTATTGTGATGTCGTTTTTAAAACAGAACCTAATCAAATTGCAAATTTTAATGGAAAGACAAACATTGGATTAATAATGAAAAAACAGAACAAAAAACTAATAATTGCAGCGGTTTCTAGAAAAAATAATGTTGTGCCTGAATTGTCTGAAAATGTATTATTAGATTTAATTAATGGTGAAAACCAATAGTCTAAATTTTAAAATATGCTATTTTTTGTATTATTATGATTACCTTGACCAATGAAATAATATAAAAACAGAAAAAGTCTTTAACTATTCTATTTCCATTCTAATATTATATCAAGTAGTATTATATCACACATTTAAATAATGTTATATGGAATTTAGGGATTGTCACGAGGAAAAAATACATTTGTGTGGTTTAATTCAGGATTTAGGATATCTGTTTGTTTTTGATGAATCCCGGATTTGTACTGCAGCTAGTGACAACGTTATTCAGATCGATAATATTCCTGTAGAAAAATATCTGGGAATGACCGTTGATCAGGTATTATCCCTACTGACAAAAAGTGACAGCTTTATCTTCGAATCTATAAATCAACATCTCAATACATCAATTTTTTATCGCTTTGCAGAAAGAATTCAGATTAATAATATAGATTATGATTTGAGTATTTATAAATATGGAGATAATATTTATATAGAAATTGAGCTTTGCAATACACAGCAAATAAAGCCTACAAAACTATATTATTATGCCAAATACCTCGAAGATAACAAATCAAAGGTATGGGAATGTCTTACAAATCTAATACGTCAGATTATAAATTACGACAGAGTAATGGTGTATCAGTTTCTGGAAGACAACAGCGGAAAGGTAATCGCTGAATCAAAATCTGATAACATGCATTCTTTGCTTGGATACCGTTATCCTGAATTCGACATTCCTCAGCAAGCGCGTGAACTCTATACTATTTTTCTTGCACGACATACAGCCGATACAGACGGGCTTACCCATCAAATTATAAGCAATTCAAAACAGGAAATTGATTTAACGAAATGCAGTTTACGTGCTATGTCTCCCATACATTTGCAATATTTGAAAAATTCCAAAGCGCAGGCCAGTGCGAGTTTTTCTATTATTCAGGATGGTAAGTTGTGGGGCTTGGTCACTTGTCAGAATAGCAAGCCATTACATGTGGATTTGGCACAAAGGCATCTGTGTACTTTTCTTACACAGTTCGCCACTAATCATCACATCTCTGAATTGCTGAAAGAAGACTTGGAAACTCAAAATGTGATGTATATCCTGGAAAAAGAGCTTAAAAGTGATTTACTGATTGACAGAGATATCCATTATGTCCTTGAAACATTCGGAGAGCGCATCATGAAAATGGTAGAGGCCGATGGTATAATTATCAAGCACAGCAAAGGTGAAAAATTTTATGGCGAGGTTCCCGGCAATATTCAGTTAAAAGAGATTGAACATTACTTAAAAAATGAGAATACCAGTTTGTATTCTACCCATGAGTTTATTTCTAAAACAGCAGATGATAATTTATTCCCAGGAATTATAAGAGCTGAAATACTAACGGAATCCCAATGGAAAATATATCTTTTTCGAAAAGAAGTTTTGATAGAGGAATTATGGGCCGGAAAACCGGAAAAGCAATTAAATTATGATGCGGACAGAAAAATTAACTATCCTTCTCCCCGTACATCTTTTGAGGCATGGAGACAGATAACACGTGGAAAGGCAACACCATGGCTAAAGGTTTAATTGTTATTTCTTGAGCGGATTGTATACATTATTCAGCAAGCTATAGCTAAAAGAAATGCTGAAATTGATCAGCTGAATAAAGATCTTATCCGTTCAAACAATGCTTTAGACACCTTTAGTTATACGCTAACACACGATCTTAAGAATCCCCTGTCTTCTATTCAGCTCGGAGCTCAGATGATATTAATGAAAAAGAATCTGTCTGAAGAACTTTTGCACAGATTGGGTACAAATATATTAGAAGCTTCGAATTTAATTACAGAAATGATCAATAAGGTTCATGAGCTGTCAAAATCAAATTCAGTTGCATTAGACCTTGAAATAATAGATCCAAAAAACAAAATCATTACTATTGCAGAAAGTAGTAAGGATCAATATAATGTAGGTAATTTAGAATTTGTAATGGGCGAAATCTTACCTGTCAGAGGAGAAAGAACGCTTTTATACCAATTGTTTCTGAATATCTTAGGGAATGCAATCAAATATAGCAGTAAAGAGGATAATCCAAAAGTCGAAGTATACAGCATAAAATCCGGCAGCAAAGTGATATATTTTATATCAGACAACGGAATAGGAATGGATTTAAAAGAGGGGAATAATATATTTGAGATCTTTCAGAGACTACCTAACTCTTCCGGTTATGATGGTTCGGGAATCGGGTTGTCAATTGTAAAAAGAATTATTGACAGATTGGGTGCTGAGATTAAAGTAGAGAGTCAATTGGGTATAGGAACACAATTTCAGATACATTTCAATCTTACCTAAAAGATATTACATTCAAATACGCATTAAGTAAATAACACACACTTTTGCCGGGAGGATGTCTCTTACTATTCAAAGTAAAAAGTAATTATATACTGGTCACTATATACCGGAAATCTTTGTTCTATTATTCAAACTTTAATATTCGGGAAGTAAGTCTGCCGTTTCCTTCTATTTCAATACGATCAGAGAACAGCCTCATGATTCCGTAAGCATTCTGAGATTCTGTTTCGATCATTCCTTCCAGCGTGATCATAGGAATACCCTTATACTGTGCAAAATTTCCTTCATGATGATGTCCGGATATAACAGCACGTATATGTGGATGCTTTTCCATAACTGCTAATATTTCTCTGTTATTCAGAGCTTCAAATCCATTCTCCGGAAAAAGCGGATGGTGGGTAAAAATAATAATATCTCTGGAAGCAGCCTCAGCTTCGGCAAGCTGTTTCTGCAGCCATGACAACTGTGCGGTACTGATACCACCATTCCAGGGTGCCGCATTTTTTCTTTCCTGATTTTTCAGATTTGTATTCAGCCTGTTCCAGTCTTCAAAAGCGGCAGTTCCTTCCGTACTGGCATATTTAGAAAGTTCATTTGTATTGAGAATGATAAAAGTCCAGTTTCCAACATCCCATTTATAATAAGACGAGGGCATCCTGAACTGCAAAAACAAGCTGTCTTTATCCGGTGCGTCTACATAGTCATGATTTCCAAGCAAACCATACACAGGACTTTTCAATTTTTCTAACCGGGACATAACAGCAGGGAGGTCTTTAATTCCCTGATCAACAAAGTCACCCATAACCACAGAAAAATCCAATGAAGCTTTATTAAAAACAGAAACTGCCGTATCCAGCTTTAGAAGTGACTTCCTGTAATAGCGGGATCCGCTAACCTCTTTTTCGGCATATTGCGGGTCTGCAATCAGACCAATTTGAACAGGCTTCTTAACGTGTTGTGCATCTGAATTGAAATACAAAACAGAAAATAAAAAACACAGGAGTAACAATTTAAAATTCAGTATTTCTTTATTTTTCATCAGGTTAATTGGGATTGCTTTGCCAGACTTGTTTCCAATATTATGCATAAAATTGTTTCCAATATTATGCATAAAATACAACAAAGCAACAATTCATCTATGCAAATGAGATTGTTGCTTTGTTTAAAGAATTCGCATCAATAGACTTCCTGAAGACTACATTACTTTCCAAGAAGAGCTTCCGCACTTACTTTACCAAAAGCATTTGCAGCCAAAGGGCTATCGCCAGTTATCAATTTTCGGTCTACATGACAGGCACCGCTAATATCCGTATTCAGAATTTCAATTCCTAATGCTTCGAGTTTTTCTCCGTAAAACCAGGGCATATCACCGGGAACATATCCAATTTCGGGCGTTTTAGTATCGATCTCATCCGGAAATGATTTGATCTGGTAACCTTTGTATGGAAATTTATCCGGAGACTCACCGTGGGAAGCCGCAAGCAAGGCCGCCGGGCCATGGCAGATCGCCAGCATAAATATATCCTTATCCAGAGACCAGTTGATTATCTTTTTTAAATCTTCATTTTCAGGCAAACCCAGCATAGCACCATGACCACCGGGAATAAATACAGCTACATATTCCGTTGAGGTCTGCATGCCATCCGCTACAAACTGATGAAGACTCTTTGGTTTGTCAAATTGATATTCATATTTAGCCAGAATTTCTTTGACTGCTTCATCTTCGGCAGGCATAGCCCACATTTCCAGTGCTACAGGCTTGCCGGTTGCGGTATAAATGTCGGCTTCAAAGCCCGCAGCCTCCAGATGAAGCAAAGGAACCAATGTCTCTACAGGATGGTTTCCGGTAGAAAACTTTTTGCCGTTTTTCATTTCCATATACCGCTCTTCAGTACATACAACCAATATTTTTTTATTTTTATTGCTGTTTGCATTTTTGTAAACCGCATGATCATAGTCGGTCTTAGATGTAACAAACATAGCTCTGGAAAATGCAGATGGCTCATAACCTGTCCCGTCAAAAACAGGATCTTTACTTAGTTCTTGTGTCATAGTTTATCGCTTTATTCTACACTTATAACAGCTATCTGACTCAATTGTGTTTCTCTTTTTTAAAATTCCTTAGCGTATGCCCGTCACAGATGTTCAGGCGTAAAAGATCATATTTCTTTATTTCAGATCTAAGCGCAGCGTATGTTTTCCGGCTTCCAGCGTTATGACATTCGCATTCCTGATATTTTCAGGAGGATAAAAGGTCGCTGATGAATTCGCCGGAATTTCGACATCATATAGTATAGTTTCACCATGGACAGCCCATGAGGATAGAATATCTCCGTAAGGAGAGGTATGCGTTACAGAAGATTGATTCAGACCTTTTGGAAATATAGGTTTTAACAGAATATGCTTAAATCCGGGTTGCTCCGGATCCGGTAATATACCTCCTATGGATTTAAAGAACCAGCCACCGATCTCTCCAAACATCATATGATTATCTGAAATATCTCTTTTGGCATTTAAATCCCAGTTTTCGAGTAAAGTAGTTGCTCCATTTACGATCCACCATCCCCAGGAAGGATATGTATCCTGTACAGCTACTTTATAGGCCGTCTCGCCATAGCCGTTTTCCTTCAAGGCATTCAGCAAAGCCTTTGCACCTAATACGCCTACATCCAGATGAAAATCTGTTTCTTCCACTTTCCGGTTTAAGTTGGATGCTACCTTTTCTTTTATATTTTCCGGAACCACACCCCAGTAAAGCGGAACACTTAATTCGGTCTGTGTTCCACTGGCGTAGATACCTTTGGAGGCATTTAAAAACTTACTATTGATGGCCGTTTTGATCTTTTGATGCAGGGCTTCATATTTCTTTTGATCTTCTGTTTTCCCAAGCAACTTAGCTGCAGAAGCCAGAATAGTCGCATCCACAAAAAAGTAAACCGAGGACGTAAGTTCCAGGTTAGATTGTGATTTGACCGGCACCCAGTCCCCTCTTCCAAAAGTCGTCAGGCCACCGGGACTGATACTGTCCACATAATCCACATAACGTTTTATATGCGGATAACAATCCTCCAGCAATCGTACATCTCCGTAAAACATGTATGCCTCCCACGGAATAATAGCAATCGTACTCGTCCAGTCCAATCCGTTAGCAGTACCATATCCCCACCCTCCGGTAGGAATAATATCCGGCAGCACACCATCAGGCCGCTGCTCATCTCTGTGATCCGCCATCCACTTCTCATACACAGTGATGGCATCGAAATTATAAAATGCAGTTTCAATAGCCAGATGCCCGTCTCCGGTCCAGCCGTTCTTCTCTCTTTGCGGGCAATCCGTAGGATATCCCATCAGATTGGACAGGTAAGCATTATTAGTCGCTTTCCATAGATTGTTTACTAAAGATGAAGAGGTAGCCAACTCACCAACAGGACGTACATCGCTATGCATAAAATAAGCCTTTAGCGTGGATTCATCCATTACGATGGGTTCACTGCTATTTACTTCCACATAACGAAAACCTTTATAGGTAAATCTGGACATAAATTCATCTTCCTTTTTACCACTGAGGGTAACGATGTCCGTTTGAAAAGGTTCGGTCTTCTTATCCCCCAGATAATACACGTCAATATTAGACTGATCAAGTCTTCCGTCAGGATGTAAGCGCTCTCCATGCCGGATATGAAGAACAGTACCTTCCCGGCCGCTGATTTTTAATTCTGTGACTCCAGCCATATTCTGCCCCATATCGAATACATAGGTTTTTTCATCTATTTTACGAACAGATTGGGGTTTGTAAGATTTGACTAAGCGGATAGGTGCAATCTGTTGGGAGACGATAGTTGATGAAGGTGGATTCCTGAAGCGGACAGGCTGCCATGCGGAATCATCAAATCCGGACTTATCCCATTCCGGCATTTCCAGACGAGCATCATAATGCTCCCCGGTATAGATATTATTATAGGTAATCGGCCCGGAAGACGTTTTCCAGTTATTATCAGAAACAATAGTTTCTTCACTTCCGTCCATATAGACGATATGTAAGTCCATACAAAATGCCGGTCTGTCCCGCCATGGAGCCTTATGAAAATCCCAGACGGCTAAAGGCTGATGATTATACCAGCCATTACCCAATAGTATACCCACTGCATTTTTTCCGGAGCGAAGCTGAGCCGTCACATCCTCCACCACATACAGGGTACGTTTGTCAAAACGGGTATACATGGGATTCAGGCGCTGATCACCGATCCTCTTCCCATTTACAGAAAGCTCATAGAGTCCGGCCACAGCCACATAAGCACGGGCAGATTTAATTGATTTTTGAATAGTGAATGTTCTCCTGAAATACGGCGCAGCCTTATAATGGATATCGTGATTGTCGCTAATCCATTTCCCTTTCCAACGCTCCCCTCCCATCATACCGGTCTCAAAAGATGCAATAGATGAGGTAGCGGGTATTCCGTCCTTATCCCAGACTCTTACCCTCCAAAAGTATTTTGTCTGTGCTTTCAGAGCCGGTCCTGTGTATGAAACTAGCATATCAGAGACAGATTGCCTTTCACTGTTCCAACGACCTCCTTTACCAGCTGCTAATGCCACAGAATCGCTGCTTACAAAGATTTGATAAGCGGATTGCTGCGCCCCTTTCCGCTTATCGCTTAGCTTCCAGCTAAACCGTGGCTTTGGCGTATCTATTCCTAAGGGATTTATCAGATGTTCACATTTCAGTTCAATGGGCATACCATCTGTCTGTTCGCCGCTATAAACAATGCTGTTCATACACAAAATAGCAATCAATAAAAATTTACGCATTTCTTATCATATTTTTCATAGCCTTAGCTCCTTCCGGATCAGCGAAAGCAAACAAGTTTGACAACAAAATAATAAGCTATTAAATTGTTTTAGTTGGTTCAGAAACGAATATATCAATTATTTTCAAGATATCGAAAAGGTTGACAAGGACTTATGATTTGGGAAATTCAATCCCTGTAAGCTACTGTGCCCCGACAAAAGAAAGGTATGACAGGACGAAAAAAAGCGAAGTCGGGACTTCGCTTTATAATATCTATTTCTCAAATTCGAAATCTTCTCTTTGATCTGTAAGCACATCATAGATTACATTTCCTTCTTCAATAATATAACAGATATCCATCTTATCTCCGCTATATCTTACATAAGCAATAAGATCCCGGTTATGGCCATCCAGACCTTCTTTACCCTCCCCATAATGTTGGTTGATAATATCTGTTTTCTTGTAAATATAGAGAGAGTGTAATGTATATTTTTTATTGGTGAGGGCCGCTTTTTTTTCTTCCGCTTTATGTTTCAATAGTTTGTACTCCTCCGGACGATACGAAAAGTCTCCCTCGGCATATAAATAATCGATACGGTTTATATTCCCTTCTTTTTCAAATTCATAGCCGGCAGATACTAAGTCCTTAAGTTCAAAATCACCTTTTTTTTGAGCTACACAACCTGTGATTACAACGAATAGAAGCAAGATTTTTTTCATTCTCATATCGATTTATCAAAATATATTTTAAATATACATCTTTGGCTTTTACTTCCGGTATCCCGTTAACCCTTCATTAACCCTTTATTAACCAACTGTCCTGGATAAGATATTCATATTTGCGATACAATAAGTAAAAATAGAAACAATGAAAAATCTCACTCTTACAGCAATTACACTCTTGTTTACAGTACATGTATTTGCGCAAACATCAGCTACTGCAGAAGCGACGACTTCAAGTAGAACAAGTATTTCGACATCCGTTACGGACAAACAGTTTTCGCTTACAGCCAGCTTTGACACGGATAAAGAAAAGCAACTAAAAACACTGATAACCAACACACTGGGCAAGCCGGCAGAAAATAGCAAAACATCTGCAACATGGACTTCGTCAGATGGCTACACGGTCATCCTCAGATCACACCATCTCCTGATAGATGTAGATAAGACAAAGGTTTCTGAAGACATATACAAATCATTTGAACAACTTAAAACACAGATTCAATCTACTATCAATGCTCATTAAACAGGAGCATTGATAGTGGAAATTAATACAGCTTTACACGGCTTCTTCTTTTGGTACCACATCTACTTTAGGAGGCATCAGTTTGTATACCACAGGTGTGACAATGCGGGATAGCAAAGTTGAGCTGATCAATCCCCCGATAATAACAATAGCTAAGGGAGAAATTAAAGGATTACTGGACAGAGCAATAGGCAGCAATCCGCCGATAGCAGTCAGTGTTGTCAGAATAATAGGTAAAAATCTGATCTCACCGGCTTCTTCAATGGCATCATTCAGCGATTTTCCTTCTGACCGTAGCTGATTGATGAAATCAACCAGCAAGATGGTATTTTTAACCTCTATTCCTGCTAATGCCACTATTCCGATTGTCGCTACAAATGAAAGTGAATTGCCTGTAAACAACAGCGCCAGCACAGCTCCAACTATCCCCAAAGGAATCACAGAAAGCACAATCAAAGTACTCTTGAATGTTTTGAATTCAAGTACCAGTACAGCAATAAACATAAACAGGGTAACCAGAATAATACTGCCAAAACCACCAAAAGACTGGTTTCGGCTTTCGATCTCCCCTCCCATTTCATAACTGTATCCTGCAGGTAACCTGAAGGCATCCATCTGCTGTTTGACATCCTGAATAACCTTATCATTCAAAAATCCCTTTTGTACAAAAGCATTTACAGATATCGTCCTTGTCTTATTATAATGATTAATACTCAAAGGTGAAGTTTCCAGTTGCAGCGAAGCGACCTGCATCAACGGAACAGATAAGCCCTGATTGTTATTGACATACAGATTGTCAAACACACTCAGGTCTGGATAAGACGGATGACTGGTCGTCAGTAAGATACTGTAGTCATCTCCTTTCGAGTTAGGGTTCACATATTTACCCACATCGATACCCGCAACAGCCATACGTACAGTCCGGTCAATGTTAATAGTCGCAATACCTAATGCCTGAGCCTTCTCTTTATTAATATTGACTTTAATGTCTGATTTCAGATTTTTCAACGGATTATTGACATAGATTGTCCCTTCCGTTTGCAGCAGCATATTTTCAATCTGTCCGCCCAGATTCCGAAGGGTATCCAGATTATCGCCCAACAGACGAACCTCCACGGGTGAGATAATAGGCTGTCCCTGTTCAAAATTCTTCACCTCTACCTTTGCCCCCGGATAAGGTGTCCATTTCTTCCGAAGCATTTCGATAATCTCCAGCTTACGGTCTGATTTGACATCAGGTTGCAGGAGCACAAATAGTTCAGAAAAATCTGTGCGTTCATTCTGAGGCAACACATTATAATAGATTCTTGGATTACCCTTTCCCACATTGGAAGCGAAATAACGTACTTCGGGTATATCCCGGAGTTCCTTTTCGATCTGCCTCGTAATGGAATCTGTATAATGCAGATTCGATTGCAAAGGCGTAGAAATATTGATTAAAAACTGTGGCTTTTCAGAAGCAGGAAATAAACTGAATCCTACTACCGGAATCAATGCAATTGACCCTCCGAAAATCACCAATGCAATCACAATCGTCAGTACAGGTCTGGCGAGTGCTTTATCCAGTAATCGGGCATAAGAGCCATGAATAATTTTCTGTAGTGTACGTAGAAAAATATTGCCGTTCGCATCTGCATGTGGTTTTAACAGTTTACTTGACAGAAACGGAACTACCGTCAATGCAACCAGCATAGATGCAATCACGGAACAGATAACAGCTACAGGAAGGCTTCGTATAAATTCTCCCGAAGCTTCAGGAAGAAACATGAGCGGCATAAAAGCAATCACCAATGTCGCTGTACAACCGATAACAGCCATACCGATTTGTTTAGTCGCTTTCAACGTAGCATCCAGACGGCTATGTCCGTCACGCATCCAGCGTTCTATATTTTCTACGACTACGATACTATCATCCACCAGTAGTCCCAAAGCGACCACCAACCCTACAATACTTAACTGGTTAAGACTGAAACCCAAAGCACTGATCATTACAATCCCGATAGCCAGAGATAGCGGAATAGACACCATGACCACCACAGATGCTCGTGTCCCCAAAGGCAGAAGTGTGACAATAACCAACAGGATCGCTATTACAAAATCTATCCCCAATCCACCCAGACGACTGTTTACATTATCTGCCTGATCAAATATAACCTGTTGATCAATATTTCCGGGCAAAGTCTTTTTGAACGTATCGATGACAGGCAGGTAAGCTTTTTGAGCTGCCGTAATATTGCCACCTGATTTTTGTGCTGCTACGACAAACAGGCAACGGTATCCGTTCAAACGGGTAATATCCTTATCTTGTGAATAATCGAAATAAACATTTGCCACATCTCTTAAAGCGACATTTTTGCCGTTACCACTAAAGACTACCGTATTTTTGATTTCATCTATATTCTGATAATTCCCACTCGTTTTTATATTGAATGATTTATTACCGGCATTGACACTTCCCCCCGGTATATTGGCAGCTTCACTTTGTATCGCATTAGCAATCAGTGTCACAGGAATATGCATCTGAGCCAGTTTTTCCAGATTAAGATCTACTCTGACCAACTGATCAGGCAGCCCCATAATTTCCACATTCTTAAGCGAAGGTATTTTTTCCAGTGCTGTCTGCAGATCTTCTGCCGCAGCCTTCATCTTATCTCTGGAGGCATTTTCGGACACCAGTGCGATCTGGAGTACATTGACATCCGAAGGAGACACCTGTTGCACCTCCATGCTGTATATTTCGGCCGGAAGATTTCCTCGTTCACTATTTACCTCACGAACCAGTTCCTGATATTTATCATCTACATTGACATTGTACTTGTATTCGACAAACAATACGGCGAGACCATCCCGAATAGTTGTCTTTATCGTCTTGATATTTTCCAGACCGTATATGCGCTTTTCGAGAGGTTTTACGACCAGTTCCTCCATATCCTTAGGGCTAGCTCCCGGGTACACGACGACTACCGGATAATTGGGAGCATTCATATCCGGATCCTCAGATCTGGG
The Sphingobacterium spiritivorum genome window above contains:
- a CDS encoding GAF domain-containing protein, which codes for MEFRDCHEEKIHLCGLIQDLGYLFVFDESRICTAASDNVIQIDNIPVEKYLGMTVDQVLSLLTKSDSFIFESINQHLNTSIFYRFAERIQINNIDYDLSIYKYGDNIYIEIELCNTQQIKPTKLYYYAKYLEDNKSKVWECLTNLIRQIINYDRVMVYQFLEDNSGKVIAESKSDNMHSLLGYRYPEFDIPQQARELYTIFLARHTADTDGLTHQIISNSKQEIDLTKCSLRAMSPIHLQYLKNSKAQASASFSIIQDGKLWGLVTCQNSKPLHVDLAQRHLCTFLTQFATNHHISELLKEDLETQNVMYILEKELKSDLLIDRDIHYVLETFGERIMKMVEADGIIIKHSKGEKFYGEVPGNIQLKEIEHYLKNENTSLYSTHEFISKTADDNLFPGIIRAEILTESQWKIYLFRKEVLIEELWAGKPEKQLNYDADRKINYPSPRTSFEAWRQITRGKATPWLKV
- a CDS encoding sensor histidine kinase gives rise to the protein MLFLERIVYIIQQAIAKRNAEIDQLNKDLIRSNNALDTFSYTLTHDLKNPLSSIQLGAQMILMKKNLSEELLHRLGTNILEASNLITEMINKVHELSKSNSVALDLEIIDPKNKIITIAESSKDQYNVGNLEFVMGEILPVRGERTLLYQLFLNILGNAIKYSSKEDNPKVEVYSIKSGSKVIYFISDNGIGMDLKEGNNIFEIFQRLPNSSGYDGSGIGLSIVKRIIDRLGAEIKVESQLGIGTQFQIHFNLT
- a CDS encoding metallophosphoesterase; amino-acid sequence: MKNKEILNFKLLLLCFLFSVLYFNSDAQHVKKPVQIGLIADPQYAEKEVSGSRYYRKSLLKLDTAVSVFNKASLDFSVVMGDFVDQGIKDLPAVMSRLEKLKSPVYGLLGNHDYVDAPDKDSLFLQFRMPSSYYKWDVGNWTFIILNTNELSKYASTEGTAAFEDWNRLNTNLKNQERKNAAPWNGGISTAQLSWLQKQLAEAEAASRDIIIFTHHPLFPENGFEALNNREILAVMEKHPHIRAVISGHHHEGNFAQYKGIPMITLEGMIETESQNAYGIMRLFSDRIEIEGNGRLTSRILKFE
- the hchA gene encoding glyoxalase III HchA, which encodes MTQELSKDPVFDGTGYEPSAFSRAMFVTSKTDYDHAVYKNANSNKNKKILVVCTEERYMEMKNGKKFSTGNHPVETLVPLLHLEAAGFEADIYTATGKPVALEMWAMPAEDEAVKEILAKYEYQFDKPKSLHQFVADGMQTSTEYVAVFIPGGHGAMLGLPENEDLKKIINWSLDKDIFMLAICHGPAALLAASHGESPDKFPYKGYQIKSFPDEIDTKTPEIGYVPGDMPWFYGEKLEALGIEILNTDISGACHVDRKLITGDSPLAANAFGKVSAEALLGK
- a CDS encoding alpha-L-rhamnosidase, which codes for MNSIVYSGEQTDGMPIELKCEHLINPLGIDTPKPRFSWKLSDKRKGAQQSAYQIFVSSDSVALAAGKGGRWNSERQSVSDMLVSYTGPALKAQTKYFWRVRVWDKDGIPATSSIASFETGMMGGERWKGKWISDNHDIHYKAAPYFRRTFTIQKSIKSARAYVAVAGLYELSVNGKRIGDQRLNPMYTRFDKRTLYVVEDVTAQLRSGKNAVGILLGNGWYNHQPLAVWDFHKAPWRDRPAFCMDLHIVYMDGSEETIVSDNNWKTSSGPITYNNIYTGEHYDARLEMPEWDKSGFDDSAWQPVRFRNPPSSTIVSQQIAPIRLVKSYKPQSVRKIDEKTYVFDMGQNMAGVTELKISGREGTVLHIRHGERLHPDGRLDQSNIDVYYLGDKKTEPFQTDIVTLSGKKEDEFMSRFTYKGFRYVEVNSSEPIVMDESTLKAYFMHSDVRPVGELATSSSLVNNLWKATNNAYLSNLMGYPTDCPQREKNGWTGDGHLAIETAFYNFDAITVYEKWMADHRDEQRPDGVLPDIIPTGGWGYGTANGLDWTSTIAIIPWEAYMFYGDVRLLEDCYPHIKRYVDYVDSISPGGLTTFGRGDWVPVKSQSNLELTSSVYFFVDATILASAAKLLGKTEDQKKYEALHQKIKTAINSKFLNASKGIYASGTQTELSVPLYWGVVPENIKEKVASNLNRKVEETDFHLDVGVLGAKALLNALKENGYGETAYKVAVQDTYPSWGWWIVNGATTLLENWDLNAKRDISDNHMMFGEIGGWFFKSIGGILPDPEQPGFKHILLKPIFPKGLNQSSVTHTSPYGDILSSWAVHGETILYDVEIPANSSATFYPPENIRNANVITLEAGKHTLRLDLK